In Curtobacterium sp. TC1, the following proteins share a genomic window:
- a CDS encoding extracellular solute-binding protein: protein MKRTRIIAGLAAVAVAAVGLAGCSASGSASSDTIKIAYQKFGAFQQLDAQMKVVKKEYEKDNPGKKVTLVPIQAQGNDYYTKLALMNKAPATAPDVMYEDTFLVKADAEAGYLLPLDKYTDKWDEWDQFFDNAKQAGQGDDGKIYGVPMGTDTRALWYNKDIFKSVGLPVPWEPKTWDDVLAAAKTIKDEKPDLIPFNIYSGKAQGEASTMQGFEMLLYGADGPGNTLYKDKKWVTGSEQFVDSLQFVKDVYQGGLGPTPQQALDTNVGTTIAQTWLPKGKLAIDLDGSWQSGTWLKSGTAPWAEWNDVMGQAPMPTQNGQDPGYNSMSGGWTLAVGAKSKNPQAAFDFITSFLDKDGSLKYDTENSQIAVRKDVADDTAYTDANPTFKFFSGLVENTNFRPATSDYSQVSNAIQVAMEAVMTGQQTPKQAAAAYDKAVTQVVGKENTVSAG from the coding sequence ATGAAACGCACCCGCATCATCGCCGGACTCGCAGCCGTGGCCGTCGCCGCGGTCGGCCTGGCAGGCTGCTCAGCCTCGGGGTCCGCCTCGAGCGACACGATCAAGATCGCGTACCAGAAGTTCGGCGCCTTCCAGCAGCTCGACGCCCAGATGAAGGTCGTCAAGAAGGAGTACGAGAAGGACAACCCGGGCAAGAAGGTCACGCTCGTCCCGATCCAGGCCCAGGGCAACGACTACTACACGAAGCTCGCGCTCATGAACAAGGCGCCTGCGACGGCTCCCGACGTCATGTACGAGGACACGTTCCTCGTCAAGGCCGACGCCGAGGCCGGCTACCTGCTGCCACTCGACAAGTACACGGACAAGTGGGACGAGTGGGACCAGTTCTTCGACAACGCCAAGCAGGCCGGCCAGGGTGACGACGGCAAGATCTACGGCGTCCCGATGGGCACCGACACCCGAGCCCTCTGGTACAACAAGGACATCTTCAAGTCCGTCGGACTGCCCGTGCCGTGGGAGCCGAAGACCTGGGACGACGTGCTCGCCGCGGCGAAGACGATCAAGGACGAGAAGCCCGACCTCATCCCGTTCAACATCTACTCGGGCAAGGCGCAGGGCGAGGCGTCGACCATGCAGGGCTTCGAGATGCTCCTGTACGGGGCGGACGGCCCCGGCAACACCCTCTACAAGGACAAGAAGTGGGTCACGGGCTCGGAGCAGTTCGTCGACTCGCTGCAGTTCGTGAAGGACGTCTACCAGGGCGGCCTCGGCCCGACACCGCAGCAGGCGCTCGACACGAACGTCGGCACGACCATCGCCCAGACGTGGCTGCCGAAGGGCAAGCTCGCGATCGACCTCGACGGTTCGTGGCAGTCCGGCACGTGGCTCAAGTCCGGCACCGCGCCGTGGGCCGAGTGGAACGACGTGATGGGTCAGGCGCCGATGCCGACGCAGAACGGTCAGGACCCGGGCTACAACTCGATGTCCGGCGGCTGGACCCTGGCGGTCGGCGCGAAGTCGAAGAACCCGCAGGCGGCGTTCGACTTCATCACGAGCTTCCTCGACAAGGACGGCTCGCTGAAGTACGACACCGAGAACAGCCAGATCGCCGTCCGTAAGGACGTCGCGGACGACACCGCCTACACCGACGCCAACCCGACGTTCAAGTTCTTCTCCGGGCTGGTGGAGAACACGAACTTCCGCCCGGCGACGAGCGACTACTCGCAGGTGTCCAACGCGATCCAGGTCGCGATGGAAGCGGTCATGACCGGGCAGCAGACGCCGAAGCAGGCGGCTGCGGCGTACGACAAGGCCGTCACGCAGGTGGTCGGCAAGGAGAACACCGTCTCCGCTGGTTGA
- a CDS encoding PhzF family phenazine biosynthesis protein, with protein sequence MSIDVLRYTAFAAEPGGGNPAGLVLDAAGLSDDDMLAVAREVGYPETAFVVGATATGLQVRYFSPAAEVPFCGHATVALAVVLAERDGLGRRVFTTAAGEVALDATTGPDGAVQVAMTSVEPATRDIDPDLLVRLFDLLGLEAADIAPGFPVLESFAGNWHPVLVLHDREFFHQFRFAPGPLAELKREAGWRGTVTVLHRTGEREYEARNLFPAGRITEDPATGSAAASTGAYLREVGAVEPGDRVTIRQGRHVGRPSLLLVDVPESGGITVTGSATPIS encoded by the coding sequence GTGAGCATCGACGTCCTCCGGTACACCGCGTTCGCCGCCGAGCCCGGGGGTGGCAACCCCGCCGGGCTCGTGCTCGACGCGGCCGGACTGTCCGACGACGACATGCTCGCCGTCGCCCGCGAGGTCGGCTACCCCGAGACCGCGTTCGTCGTCGGCGCGACGGCGACGGGCCTGCAGGTGCGCTACTTCTCGCCGGCCGCCGAGGTGCCGTTCTGCGGGCACGCGACGGTGGCGCTCGCGGTGGTGCTCGCCGAACGTGACGGGCTCGGTCGCCGCGTGTTCACGACGGCCGCCGGCGAGGTCGCCCTCGACGCCACCACCGGTCCGGACGGGGCGGTGCAGGTCGCGATGACGAGCGTCGAACCGGCGACGCGGGACATCGATCCGGACCTGCTGGTGCGGCTGTTCGACCTGCTCGGGCTCGAGGCCGCGGACATCGCGCCGGGGTTCCCGGTGCTCGAGTCCTTCGCCGGCAACTGGCACCCGGTGCTCGTGCTGCACGACCGCGAGTTCTTCCACCAGTTCCGCTTCGCACCCGGGCCCCTCGCCGAGCTCAAGCGCGAGGCCGGCTGGCGGGGGACGGTGACGGTGCTGCACCGGACCGGGGAGCGTGAGTACGAGGCGCGCAACCTGTTCCCCGCCGGGCGCATCACCGAGGACCCGGCGACGGGCTCGGCGGCGGCCTCGACCGGGGCGTACCTGCGCGAGGTCGGTGCCGTCGAGCCGGGGGACCGCGTCACGATCCGGCAGGGGCGCCACGTCGGTCGTCCGAGCCTGCTGCTCGTGGACGTGCCGGAGTCCGGCGGGATCACCGTGACGGGGAGCGCGACACCGATCTCCTGA
- a CDS encoding lamin tail domain-containing protein: MRTPALHPHSLRLGAAVVTVLAVGAGIVTASPALAAVGDDDPSVGAAAANGLVVNEVESNGDDTDWVELQNTSTASIDLTGYAFLDDDSSHDASVLPAGSTIAPGGYFVIDQLSATAPGFDFGLGGADTARVYDPAGDLVLRYSWTSHAVVTYGRCADGTGALVDTTTSTKGTANDCSSPVRINEVESQDGTPGDWVELTNVGSATVDLGGYVLQDSEDDHAYTIPAGTTVAAGGFTVLDEADFGFGLGKADSARVVDPRGALVDSYSWTAHAAATYGRSPDGTGDFADTAEPTKGTANRFAGVVTAEPWPGGPDETVLDDEDTFTGDLSGIDWTASSTSEDGQLWAVQNGDGLLYHLTSDGRGGWAPSNAAGTDLRYADGTGTPDAEGVTVTSDDPGAVYVSTERDNDVSKTSRPSVLRYATTDGSEGTLRATDEWNLAADFPGLGANAGLEGVTWIPDSWLTEHGFADEHTGAAYAPSSYAGHGEGLFFVGVEGTASVYAYALMADGSFQRVATIGTPFAVVADVQFDPTLDALWVVCDDACAGRTALYELTDGAFTAAKVFEAPSNADRNLANEGFAVSGVCTDGKRATFYADDNDTDGFSLRTGTYPCEGGDTDPGTDPTPTPTPAPGGGGSTPAPTPGTGGSTPAPTPGTGGSTPTPSPAAPIAPVVPSETGLTDTNRGSVSAPSSARAGETITVTVGTQYAGDRVNVWLYSTPTLLGTVTVAADGTVRVTIPADAPAGEHRIVVTATDGTVLGWTPITITADGQLAFTGAEGLGAGALIAFLLLAAGVGVLAVRRRPAAVAAE, encoded by the coding sequence ATGCGCACTCCTGCCCTGCACCCCCACTCCCTGCGGCTCGGTGCCGCGGTCGTCACCGTGCTGGCCGTCGGTGCCGGCATCGTCACGGCCAGCCCGGCCCTCGCCGCCGTCGGTGACGACGACCCGAGCGTCGGTGCCGCCGCCGCGAACGGCCTCGTCGTCAACGAGGTCGAGTCGAACGGCGACGACACCGACTGGGTCGAGCTGCAGAACACGTCGACGGCGTCGATCGACCTGACCGGCTACGCGTTCCTCGACGACGACAGCTCCCACGACGCCTCCGTCCTGCCCGCCGGCTCGACGATCGCCCCCGGCGGGTACTTCGTCATCGACCAGCTCTCGGCCACCGCACCCGGGTTCGACTTCGGGCTCGGCGGCGCCGACACCGCGCGGGTGTACGACCCCGCTGGCGACCTGGTGCTCCGGTACTCGTGGACGAGCCACGCGGTCGTCACGTACGGCCGGTGCGCCGACGGGACCGGTGCGCTCGTCGACACCACCACGTCGACGAAGGGCACCGCCAACGACTGCTCCTCCCCCGTGCGCATCAACGAGGTCGAGTCGCAGGACGGCACCCCCGGCGACTGGGTGGAGCTGACCAACGTCGGCAGCGCCACGGTCGACCTGGGTGGGTACGTCCTGCAGGACAGTGAGGACGACCACGCGTACACGATCCCCGCCGGTACGACCGTCGCGGCCGGTGGCTTCACCGTCCTCGACGAGGCGGACTTCGGCTTCGGACTCGGCAAGGCCGACTCCGCCCGGGTCGTCGATCCGCGGGGTGCGCTGGTCGACTCGTACTCGTGGACGGCCCACGCTGCCGCCACGTACGGCCGCAGCCCGGACGGCACCGGCGACTTCGCCGACACCGCCGAGCCGACGAAGGGCACCGCGAACCGGTTCGCCGGCGTCGTCACCGCCGAGCCCTGGCCCGGCGGCCCGGACGAGACCGTGCTCGACGACGAGGACACCTTCACCGGTGACCTGAGCGGCATCGACTGGACCGCCTCCAGCACGTCCGAGGACGGCCAGCTCTGGGCCGTGCAGAACGGCGACGGCCTGCTCTACCACCTGACCTCGGACGGCCGGGGCGGCTGGGCACCGTCGAACGCGGCGGGCACGGACCTGCGGTACGCCGACGGCACGGGGACCCCGGACGCCGAGGGCGTCACCGTCACGAGCGACGACCCCGGCGCCGTCTACGTGTCGACCGAGCGGGACAACGACGTGTCGAAGACCAGCCGCCCGTCGGTCCTGCGCTACGCCACCACCGACGGCTCCGAGGGCACCCTGCGGGCCACCGACGAGTGGAACCTCGCCGCGGACTTCCCCGGGCTCGGTGCGAACGCCGGCCTCGAGGGCGTCACCTGGATCCCGGACTCGTGGCTCACCGAGCACGGCTTCGCCGACGAGCACACCGGCGCGGCCTACGCACCGTCGAGCTACGCCGGACACGGTGAGGGTCTGTTCTTCGTCGGGGTCGAAGGCACCGCGAGCGTGTACGCGTACGCGCTGATGGCGGACGGCTCGTTCCAGCGCGTGGCCACCATCGGTACGCCCTTCGCCGTCGTCGCCGACGTGCAGTTCGACCCGACCCTCGACGCGCTCTGGGTGGTGTGCGACGACGCCTGCGCCGGACGCACCGCGCTGTACGAGCTGACCGACGGTGCCTTCACCGCCGCGAAGGTCTTCGAGGCACCGTCGAACGCCGACCGGAACCTCGCCAACGAGGGCTTCGCGGTCTCCGGCGTCTGCACCGACGGGAAGCGGGCAACGTTCTACGCCGACGACAACGACACGGACGGGTTCTCGCTCCGGACGGGGACGTACCCGTGCGAGGGTGGCGACACCGACCCGGGCACGGACCCGACGCCGACGCCGACGCCCGCTCCTGGTGGCGGTGGATCGACGCCCGCGCCGACTCCCGGGACCGGCGGGTCCACGCCCGCGCCGACCCCCGGGACCGGTGGATCGACGCCGACCCCGTCGCCGGCCGCTCCGATCGCCCCGGTGGTCCCGTCGGAGACCGGCCTGACGGACACGAATCGTGGAAGCGTCTCGGCCCCGTCGTCCGCCCGCGCGGGGGAGACCATCACGGTCACGGTGGGCACGCAGTACGCCGGCGACCGGGTGAACGTGTGGCTGTACTCGACCCCGACGCTGCTCGGCACGGTGACGGTCGCCGCCGACGGCACGGTGCGCGTCACGATCCCGGCCGATGCTCCGGCCGGCGAGCACCGCATCGTGGTGACGGCCACCGACGGCACGGTGCTGGGCTGGACCCCGATCACGATCACCGCTGACGGGCAGCTCGCGTTCACGGGTGCCGAGGGCCTCGGTGCCGGCGCACTCATCGCGTTCCTGCTGCTCGCGGCGGGAGTCGGCGTCCTGGCCGTCCGCCGCCGACCCGCGGCTGTGGCTGCGGAGTAG
- a CDS encoding ROK family transcriptional regulator — MAEHRRGANLPSIGGFNRTVVLDAVRRSPDGLSRVELASRTGLSAQTVSNVTRFLIEAGMIVESGTVVAGRGKPRTILRLEPGSRYAVGVHVDPAVVTYVLLDLAGTVVASSTTSTPTADDPSEVVRTIGSAVDGLIADAGVDVDGVLGVGIASPGPIDVDAGIVVDPPFLPRWRDVPLRDALAEATGHPVLLEKDVTAAAVGEMFLAGESSARNFAFVYFGTGFGVGLVVDHEPVRGVGSNAGDAGHIMVDQRSLAGTPDGSGTRGEVGAAVAPDRLVRIARERGVALTAGSEGSLDAVDRAWDELAEAIDAGDEAAVALAAEAGTVMGDAAVVIVNLLDIDRVVFGGPFWSRIASAALPAARAAIVGSPLLVPKHPVDVVESDRGADVAAVGAACLVLDAALSPRASGLLIRR; from the coding sequence ATGGCAGAACATCGGCGTGGAGCGAACCTCCCGTCGATCGGCGGGTTCAACCGCACGGTCGTGCTCGATGCCGTCCGACGCTCGCCGGACGGCCTGAGCCGCGTCGAACTCGCCTCGCGCACCGGCCTGAGCGCGCAGACCGTGTCGAACGTCACCCGGTTCCTGATCGAGGCCGGCATGATCGTCGAGTCCGGCACCGTCGTCGCCGGTCGGGGCAAGCCGCGCACCATCCTGCGGCTCGAACCGGGCAGCCGCTACGCCGTCGGCGTGCACGTCGACCCGGCCGTGGTCACCTACGTGCTGCTCGACCTGGCGGGTACCGTCGTCGCCTCGTCCACCACCTCGACCCCGACCGCTGACGACCCGTCCGAGGTCGTCCGCACCATCGGCTCCGCCGTCGACGGCCTCATCGCCGACGCGGGCGTGGACGTCGACGGGGTGCTCGGCGTCGGGATCGCCAGCCCCGGCCCCATCGACGTCGACGCCGGCATCGTGGTCGACCCGCCGTTCCTGCCCCGGTGGCGGGACGTGCCACTGCGCGACGCGCTCGCCGAAGCCACGGGCCACCCGGTGCTGCTCGAGAAGGACGTCACGGCCGCAGCGGTCGGCGAGATGTTCCTGGCGGGGGAGTCCTCGGCCCGGAACTTCGCGTTCGTGTACTTCGGCACCGGCTTCGGCGTCGGGCTCGTCGTCGACCACGAACCCGTGCGCGGGGTCGGGTCGAACGCCGGGGACGCCGGGCACATCATGGTCGACCAGCGGTCGCTCGCCGGCACCCCGGACGGGTCCGGCACCCGGGGCGAGGTCGGCGCCGCCGTGGCGCCGGACCGGCTGGTGCGGATCGCGCGGGAGCGGGGTGTGGCGTTGACCGCCGGGTCCGAGGGATCGCTCGACGCGGTGGACCGGGCCTGGGACGAACTGGCCGAGGCCATCGACGCCGGGGACGAGGCCGCCGTCGCGCTCGCCGCCGAGGCCGGCACCGTGATGGGCGACGCAGCGGTCGTCATCGTGAACCTGCTCGACATCGACCGGGTCGTCTTCGGCGGACCCTTCTGGTCGCGCATCGCGAGTGCGGCGTTGCCGGCCGCCCGCGCCGCGATCGTCGGATCACCGTTGCTCGTCCCGAAGCACCCCGTCGACGTGGTCGAGAGCGACCGCGGTGCCGACGTCGCCGCGGTGGGTGCCGCGTGCCTGGTGCTCGACGCAGCGTTGTCCCCGCGGGCGAGCGGGCTGCTCATCCGTCGCTGA
- a CDS encoding GNAT family N-acetyltransferase produces MADLRLEPLSAKTAAAANSLTLKPGQEQFVQPTTYGVAESDVKPSSAWTRVVLDGDEVLGLIIGSFDADNAQEELRSAIWRVNVAGSAQGRGVGRFAVHGLADEARSRGQERLTVVYEPGGDDSPEAFFRAVGFEVVRETQYGDHFAVLTL; encoded by the coding sequence ATGGCCGACCTGCGTCTCGAACCGCTCTCCGCGAAGACCGCTGCCGCGGCGAACTCCCTGACGCTCAAGCCGGGTCAGGAACAGTTCGTGCAGCCGACCACCTACGGGGTCGCCGAGTCCGACGTCAAGCCGAGTTCCGCGTGGACCCGGGTGGTCCTCGACGGCGACGAGGTCCTGGGCCTCATCATCGGTTCGTTCGACGCCGACAATGCGCAGGAAGAGCTGCGCAGCGCCATCTGGCGGGTCAACGTCGCGGGCTCCGCGCAGGGTCGCGGCGTCGGCCGCTTCGCCGTGCACGGCCTGGCGGACGAGGCACGCAGCCGTGGCCAGGAACGCCTGACGGTCGTCTACGAGCCCGGTGGCGACGACAGCCCCGAGGCGTTCTTCCGCGCCGTGGGCTTCGAGGTCGTCCGCGAGACCCAGTACGGCGACCACTTCGCGGTCCTGACGCTGTAG
- a CDS encoding MGMT family protein, whose translation MLVDGDVPAPEHDFGAAVAEVVRMIPPGHVMTYGDVAAALGSRASRAVGKVMAHEGADLPWWRVVRAGGHPPLHHEARALEHYRAEGTPLVQGTAAWRLDMRRARWSPSTDGDPTADADDPGFPRDPF comes from the coding sequence GTGCTGGTCGACGGCGACGTCCCCGCACCCGAGCACGACTTCGGGGCGGCGGTGGCCGAGGTCGTCCGGATGATCCCGCCGGGTCACGTCATGACGTACGGCGACGTCGCCGCAGCGCTCGGTTCGCGCGCGTCCCGTGCGGTCGGCAAGGTGATGGCCCACGAGGGTGCGGACCTGCCGTGGTGGCGCGTGGTGCGCGCGGGTGGGCACCCGCCGCTGCACCACGAGGCCCGGGCGCTGGAACACTACCGCGCGGAGGGCACGCCGCTCGTGCAGGGGACGGCGGCCTGGAGGCTCGACATGCGCCGTGCGCGCTGGTCGCCGTCCACGGACGGAGACCCCACCGCCGATGCGGACGACCCGGGGTTCCCCCGGGATCCGTTCTGA
- a CDS encoding TerD family protein produces the protein MFGFGKKNATTTTETAPAAPVTEPPADQAPAADLGLAKGRISLEKRQVISLTKTAKITVTISWPNSTDYDVYALVQYVDGHVETVSQFGTKTDQRFTASTTDGAVVHLGDQRRGTGTTTLADEVVEITLNPAIARIVPIVYSAQSNGTGSFRRYQVGMTIDNGAGDVVEIAARDADANDNVYTCVPGVITNGDQVRIEKLETYSKPRSEKRPVIDADGTVRMDAGAVNAYK, from the coding sequence ATGTTCGGTTTCGGCAAGAAGAACGCGACCACGACGACGGAGACTGCTCCGGCGGCACCGGTGACGGAGCCGCCGGCCGACCAGGCACCGGCTGCCGACCTGGGACTCGCGAAGGGGCGCATCAGCCTCGAGAAGCGGCAGGTCATCAGCCTCACCAAGACGGCGAAGATCACGGTCACCATCTCGTGGCCGAACAGCACCGACTACGACGTCTACGCGCTGGTGCAGTACGTGGACGGCCACGTCGAGACGGTCTCGCAGTTCGGCACCAAGACCGACCAGCGCTTCACGGCTTCGACCACGGACGGCGCGGTGGTGCACCTCGGCGACCAGCGGCGCGGCACCGGCACGACGACCCTGGCGGACGAGGTCGTCGAGATCACCTTGAACCCCGCCATCGCGCGCATCGTGCCGATCGTCTACTCGGCGCAGTCGAACGGCACCGGGTCGTTCCGGCGCTACCAGGTCGGCATGACGATCGACAACGGTGCCGGCGACGTCGTCGAGATCGCTGCGCGCGACGCCGACGCGAACGACAACGTGTACACGTGCGTCCCCGGCGTGATCACGAACGGCGACCAGGTGCGCATCGAGAAGCTCGAGACGTACTCGAAGCCGCGGTCGGAGAAGCGACCGGTGATCGACGCCGACGGCACGGTGCGGATGGACGCGGGCGCCGTCAACGCCTACAAGTGA
- a CDS encoding DUF805 domain-containing protein produces MSNDSVQPGGVALRDPFYGAPFTEAVRRFWRKYTVFTGRASRAEFWWWWLTSLAIGLVLQLAPQAFTPDTALFENPVGSYLFVLWGLATLVGSLALGARRLHDAGLSGFWQFLHVVPGIGSLVLYLLCLIPTSPKGARFDA; encoded by the coding sequence ATGAGCAACGACAGCGTGCAGCCCGGCGGCGTCGCCCTCCGCGACCCCTTCTACGGCGCACCCTTCACCGAGGCCGTCCGGCGGTTCTGGCGGAAGTACACCGTGTTCACCGGTCGGGCCTCGCGTGCCGAGTTCTGGTGGTGGTGGCTGACGTCGCTCGCGATCGGCCTCGTGCTGCAGCTCGCCCCGCAGGCGTTCACGCCGGACACCGCGCTGTTCGAGAACCCCGTCGGGTCCTACCTCTTCGTGCTCTGGGGCCTCGCGACCCTGGTCGGTTCGCTCGCCCTCGGCGCCCGACGGCTGCACGACGCCGGCCTGTCCGGCTTCTGGCAGTTCCTGCACGTCGTGCCGGGCATCGGCTCGCTCGTCCTGTACCTGCTGTGCCTGATCCCGACCAGCCCGAAGGGCGCACGCTTCGACGCCTGA
- a CDS encoding ABC transporter ATP-binding protein, with the protein MTTLGVRGEERDDFTKAESKRLRRRSLALLGSLAAPLKLRLVLLGIVVVVSTAGTVAGPALIAWGIDNALPAVLDQNDWVPAFAVVGTYVVVAVLGAVLTAWYTVLAARISQAILFDLRKRVFLHTQRLSLEFHETYTSGRIISRQTSDLDSIRELLDSGLNQLIQGVLYMVFTGVALVVLDPTSGLVLAVSLVPLWFLIRWFQKNSQTLFRSTRTTSARVIVHFVETMTGIRAVQAFRKESRNRDEYGGYVESYRVANTKVFNLFGTFDPVLVLIGNLTLAAVVIVGGFRIVGGTLEVGALLAVALYAKRFFDPAQELAMFYNGYQSASAAMEKISGVLEERPSVPDPVKPTKLADATGKMDFDDVVFAYNAGKVVLPEFDLHIPAGQTIALVGSTGAGKSTLAKLMARFYDPSQGTVRLDGVDLRDLDTKDMRRAIVMVTQEAYLFSGTVADNIALGKPGASRAEIEASAKAVGAHEFIMALPDGYDTDVNKRGGRVSAGQRQLLSFARAFIADPKVLILDEATASLDIPSERLVQEGLETLLADRTAVIIAHRLSTVAIAHRVLVMEHGTIVEDGTPADLIAGTGRFAQLHAAWRDSLV; encoded by the coding sequence ATCACCACCCTGGGCGTGCGCGGCGAGGAGCGCGACGACTTCACGAAGGCGGAGAGCAAACGCCTGCGGCGTCGCTCCCTCGCGCTGCTCGGGTCACTCGCGGCCCCGCTGAAGCTCCGACTGGTGCTGCTCGGGATCGTCGTCGTGGTCTCCACGGCGGGCACTGTGGCGGGGCCGGCGCTCATCGCGTGGGGCATCGACAACGCCCTGCCGGCGGTGCTCGACCAGAACGACTGGGTGCCCGCGTTCGCGGTCGTCGGGACGTACGTCGTCGTGGCCGTCCTCGGTGCGGTGCTGACCGCCTGGTACACCGTGCTCGCAGCGCGGATCAGCCAGGCCATCCTGTTCGACCTGCGCAAGCGGGTGTTCCTGCACACGCAACGGCTGTCCCTCGAGTTCCACGAGACCTACACGTCCGGTCGGATCATCTCCCGCCAGACGAGCGACCTCGACTCGATCCGCGAGCTGCTCGACTCCGGCCTGAACCAGCTCATCCAGGGTGTGCTCTACATGGTGTTCACCGGAGTGGCGCTGGTGGTGCTCGATCCGACCTCGGGGCTCGTGCTCGCGGTCTCGCTCGTGCCGCTCTGGTTCCTGATCCGCTGGTTCCAGAAGAACTCGCAGACCCTGTTCCGGTCCACCCGCACCACCTCGGCGCGCGTGATCGTGCACTTCGTCGAGACGATGACGGGCATCCGCGCGGTGCAGGCCTTCCGCAAGGAGTCCCGCAACCGCGACGAGTACGGCGGCTACGTCGAGAGCTACCGGGTCGCGAACACCAAGGTGTTCAACCTGTTCGGCACGTTCGACCCGGTGCTCGTGCTCATCGGCAACCTGACACTCGCGGCGGTCGTCATCGTCGGCGGCTTCCGGATCGTCGGCGGGACGCTCGAGGTCGGCGCGCTGCTCGCGGTCGCGCTGTACGCCAAGCGCTTCTTCGACCCGGCGCAGGAACTCGCGATGTTCTACAACGGGTACCAGTCGGCCTCGGCGGCGATGGAGAAGATCTCCGGCGTCCTCGAGGAGCGGCCGAGCGTGCCGGACCCCGTGAAGCCGACGAAGCTGGCCGACGCCACGGGGAAGATGGACTTCGACGACGTCGTGTTCGCGTACAACGCGGGCAAGGTCGTGCTGCCGGAGTTCGACCTGCACATCCCGGCGGGGCAGACCATCGCCCTGGTGGGGTCGACGGGGGCGGGGAAGTCGACGCTCGCCAAGCTCATGGCGCGCTTCTACGACCCGTCGCAGGGCACGGTGCGGCTCGACGGCGTGGACCTGCGCGACCTCGACACCAAGGACATGCGCCGCGCGATCGTGATGGTCACGCAGGAGGCGTACCTGTTCTCCGGCACCGTCGCGGACAACATCGCGCTCGGCAAGCCGGGGGCCTCCCGCGCCGAGATCGAGGCGTCCGCCAAGGCGGTCGGGGCGCACGAGTTCATCATGGCGCTCCCCGACGGGTACGACACCGACGTGAACAAGCGCGGCGGTCGTGTCTCGGCGGGGCAGCGACAGCTGCTCTCGTTCGCACGGGCGTTCATCGCGGACCCGAAGGTGCTCATCCTCGACGAGGCCACGGCGTCGCTCGACATCCCCTCGGAGCGGCTCGTGCAGGAAGGGCTCGAGACCCTGCTCGCCGACCGGACCGCGGTGATCATCGCGCACCGCCTGTCCACCGTCGCGATCGCCCACCGCGTGCTCGTCATGGAGCACGGCACGATCGTCGAGGACGGCACCCCCGCCGACCTCATCGCCGGCACCGGGCGGTTCGCCCAGCTGCACGCGGCCTGGCGCGACTCGCTCGTGTAG